In Musa acuminata AAA Group cultivar baxijiao chromosome BXJ3-9, Cavendish_Baxijiao_AAA, whole genome shotgun sequence, a single genomic region encodes these proteins:
- the LOC135648839 gene encoding protein ECERIFERUM 16-like, whose product MDPKASAKSKRAHTQHGRANHPSPSAIAQRKKHGNSKDKNPTQGGGGDGEPKRSRVPALPSNLDRYGEEEEEELNGAGNPAATEVAPKSKGADFGYLLEQARTQQQERRNLAARGLSASSSSEEFPFGLMQGLSSMLSVRGKALLSLCEDDNFIIDDDDDTSSSYEVPFLSIDLHAIDAQLSKLKLSERLFIESDLFPEEQCVDESNEKQISEQPEDSVASDIKHDYVPSTSMNVDGQNNPSNHYRGSEIDEGALLKKHHSQLLSENITKLHPTKELRSQEFSPSRITQGSNSNLSIYAVSNPMENTTSKFEMAAAEAELDMLLDSLSGTSFSGAASDDLINDVSGPSNATSYSSANTLPLSARKGSDSSINVPTSSIDDAIDDLLSVTSLSLTDKNYNGSATEEGALHSKVHAPPAFGSKSADQSSSLRTEARTALDDAIDDLFGEKSVFSEDQKQEPSAITLPLRPPFGSKPMDDFDSWLDTL is encoded by the exons ATGGATCCGAAGGCCTCGGCGAAGTCGAAGCGAGCCCACACGCAGCACGGCCGGGCGAACCACCCTTCGCCGTCCGCAATCGCCCAGCGGAAGAAGCACGGGAACAGCAAGGACAAGAATCCGACGCAGGGCGGAGGAGGAGACGGGGAGCCAAAGCGGTCACGCGTCCCCGCCCTCCCATCCAATTTGGATCGTTacggcgaggaggaggaagaggagttgaATGGCGCCGGGAACCCCGCGGCCACCGAGGTCGCGCCCAAAAGCAAGGGGGCGGACTTCGGCTATTTGCTCGAGCAGGCTCGGACGCAGCAGCAGGAGCGTCGTAATCTTGCTGCTCGCGGCCTCTCCGCGTCCTCTTCATCGGAAGAGTTTCCCTTTG GTTTAATGCAGGGACTGAGCTCTATGCTATCTGTCAGAGGAAAAGCTCTACTATCATTGTGTGAAGATGATAATTTTATcattgatgacgatgatgataccTCATCAAGTTATGAG GTCCCTTTCCTCTCCATCGATTTGCATGCAATTGATGCACAATTATCAAAACTGAAGCTCTCAGAGAGGCTCTTCATTGAATCAGATTTATTTCCTGAAGAGCAG TGTGTTGACGAGTCAAATGAGAAGCAGATATCTGAGCAACCAGAAGATTCAGTAGCAAGTGATATAAAACATGATTATGTTCCATCAACTTCTATGAATGTGGATGGCCAAAATAACCCTAGTAACCATTACAGAGGTAGTGAAATTGATGAAGGTGCATTGTTGAAGAAGCATCATTCACAATTGTTATCGGAAAATATTACCAAGCTTCATCCAACTAAAGAATTGAGGTCACAAGAGTTTTCCCCAAGCAGAATAACTCAAGGTTCCAACTCCAATCTTAGCATTTATGCTGTTTCAAACCCAATGGAGAACACTACCTCTAAGTTTGAGAtggcagcagcagaagcagagCTTGATATGCTTCTTGACTCACTAAGTGGAACCAGTTTTTCTGGTGCTGCTTCAGATGATCTGATCAATGATGTTTCAGGTCCCAGTAATGCAACTTCTTATTCTTCAGCCAATACATTACCGTTATCCGCCAGGAAGGGTTCTGATTCCTCAATAAATGTACCAACAAGCTCAATTGATGATGCCATTGATGATTTGCTTTCTGTGACATCATTAAGTCTTACGGACAAGAACTACAATGGAAGCGCAACAGAGGAGGGAGCATTACATTCTAAGGTTCACGCTCCTCCAGCTTTTGGTTCAAAATCAGCTGATCAGTCTAGCTCCTTGAGAACAGAAGCTAGAACTGCTCTTGATGATgccattgatgatttgtttggtgAGAAATCTGTTTTTTCCGAGGATCAAAAGCAGGAACCATCAGCAATCACCCTTCCTTTGCGACCTCCTTTTGGTTCAAAACCCATGGATGACTTTGATTCTTGGCTTGATACCTTGTGA